The DNA region GCGCCCTCCACCAGCTTGGCGGTCCACTCCTCCTCGCCGTGCAGGCCGGAGAGCATCCACAGGTTCAGGCCGATGAGCCCCGCGGCGGCGGCGAACAGCGCGAGGGCGGAGCCCCCGAGCCGGAAGCCGAGCGAGCGGGTCCGGCGGATCTCCATCTGCATCAGGTCACCTCGGTCGGGAGGGAAGGGGCGTCCACGGCGAGCCGCGGGTCGCGGAGCAGGGCCGCGCCGTCCAGCAGCGCCAGGCCCGCGGCGGTGACGCCGAGGACGTACTCGGGCCGCGCGCGGCGGGGGGCGGCGGGGGCGGGGAGGAGGTCGCCGGGGACCAGCTCGTCGAGCCCGTCCACCTCGTCGGCGAGGAGCGCCAGCTCGGCGCGCTCGCCGCCGAGGACGAGCAGGCGGGTCCGCTCGCCGGCGGGCGCGGGCGGGGCGCCCAGGTACTCGCGGACGTCGAGCACGTCCACCAGCTCGCCGCGCAGGTTCGCGAGGCCGGCCACGAAGGCGGGCGCCCCGGGCAGCCGCGCCAGCCGCGGCGGCCGCGCCACCTCGCGGACCACCCCGGTCTCGAGCGCGTACCGCTCGCCGCCCAGGCGGAACGCCAGCACCGGGCGCGCGCCGGCCGGGCGCGGGGCGGGCGGCGGCGCGGCGAGCGCGCGGGCGCGGGCCTGGAGCGCGGCGCGGGCGGCCTCGCCGGACGGGCGCGCGCCGGAGCCCAGCGCCGCCGCGGCGCGGGCCAGCCGCTCCTCGAGGTCCTTCCAGTCGATCGGCGCGCCGGCGCGCCTTCGTTCACCCGCGGTCATCGCCTCCGCCGAGCAGCTCGAGCTGCGCCGATGCTACCTCGGAAAGGGGGCCCGCGCACCGCCCGTCGCCGAGCGGCAGCGGCGCGTCGGGCGGGAGGGCGGCGCAGATGCGCCGGACGCTCCGCCACGCACGCCGGGCGCCGGCCTGGTCGCCGGCGCGCGCCAGCAGGCCGGCGAGCTGCGCGTGCGCCACCGCCAGCCCGGCGTCGAGGTACAGGCACCGGCGTAGCGCCTCCACCGCGCCCTCGAGCCGGCCCGCGTCGGCGAGGACCGCGGCGTGGAGGAGGTGCAGCTCCGCGGCGAGCGGGTGGGCCTCGGCGGCGCGCGCCGCCAGCGCCTCCGCGCGCGGCGGGTCGCCGGCGTTCGCCGCGGCGTGGACCAGCGCGGCCGCGCCCTCCGGCGTGGCGAGGAGCGCGCCGGCCCGGTCCAGCACGGCCCCCCAGTCGCCGCGGCGGAGCGCGTCGAGCGCGCCGGCCAGGTCCGGCGCCGGGGCCGCCGCGGGGAGGCGCGCCGCCGCCGGCGCCGGCGGGGGAGGCGGGGGAGGCGGCGGCGCGGCGGCGGGGGGAGGGGTCGCCGGCGCCTGCGGGCGGCCGGGGCGGC from Anaeromyxobacter dehalogenans 2CP-C includes:
- a CDS encoding chemotaxis protein CheW; translation: MTAGERRRAGAPIDWKDLEERLARAAAALGSGARPSGEAARAALQARARALAAPPPAPRPAGARPVLAFRLGGERYALETGVVREVARPPRLARLPGAPAFVAGLANLRGELVDVLDVREYLGAPPAPAGERTRLLVLGGERAELALLADEVDGLDELVPGDLLPAPAAPRRARPEYVLGVTAAGLALLDGAALLRDPRLAVDAPSLPTEVT